The Labeo rohita strain BAU-BD-2019 chromosome 22, IGBB_LRoh.1.0, whole genome shotgun sequence genomic sequence acatacctaccagcatatgctggttttttcaccagggttatcGGAATATACAAATTATAGTGGACGTGGATGTGatgttgtttaaaatgtgttttagaaaGATTTATGTTCACTTATATGTCAGTTACACCTTCCTTAGAATTTatagttgtaaaatattacaccAAATTTGTCCTGTAAGACAAAATCCGTCCTTAAACTTAAATGCAAAGGCGCATTCAGTTTTCTGGGCCGTAAGGCGCCCTCTGGAGGAACATTTTGGTCTAAAGAGGAAACATTTCCCGCCCAATGATTTGTGGGAGACAAGCGAAAAGCATTTTGGGTCATTTTGAAAGATGGCGGACGACGCTGAGCAGGTatgctattttgttttatttgtctaaGTGTATATCTGTAATAGTTTGGTAATCGCGGAGCTGAATTATAGCGGTTGTTTTCATTGTTGAACACACGAGTATGTCGAGGCAGTTTATAACCGGCAGCTCTCAGACGGgttttcatatattattataatggaAATATCAACATGACTGAAACCTACTTTGCAGCAACAAACCACCAACACGGTAGAAGAGCCTCTGGATCTCATCCGGTTGAGTCTGGATGAGAGGATCTACGTGAAGATGAGAAACGACAGAGAGCTGCGCGGCAGACTACACGTGAGATTAAacactcatttattcattcagatgCCCGGGTTTACTAATGTGCCGATTTTATCCCTACTGCTACTGAAGTACTGCATAatgttgaattaaattaatctgttttaatttatattaacgTAATACTGTTGTAGTTGTTCatatttagttcattttaattttcgtgaaagcttaattattttggttttgtcattttattcgTTTTTATACACTAACACTATTACAGAAAagtaatatttgtaatgtttttaaattagcatcttctgctcaccacatcacatttatttgatctgtaaTGCagcaaaagtaatatatttttgaatatatttttaaatgtaatttattcctgttgtcaaagctaaattttctgcatcattactctggtcttcagtgtcacatgattcttcagaaatcattttaatattctgatttgctgttcaagaagcattttatttatttatttatttatttatttatttatttatttatttatttattattattatcatcatcatcatcatcatcagtatttaaaaacattgagtactttttcaggattctttgatgaatagaaagatccaaagattagcatttatgatatcatttatttaaaaaaaatatagaaataatacttttatttagcaaggatgctttaaattgatcaaaagtaatgatacagatattttaaatgttacaaaagatttctgtttcagataaatgctgttcttctgaactttctacaAACATCAacttcaacataataataataataataataataataataataataataataatgttttttaagcagcaaatcaggatattagaatgatttatgaaggattcTGTGACTGAAGTAGCAATgctaaaaactcagctttgaaatcacagaaataaattacattttgaagtatattaaaacagaaaacagttattttaaatagtaaaaatatttcaaaattttatggtttttgctgtactcaaataaatgcaggcttggtgagaaaaacattaaaaattgtactgttcaaaaacttttgactggtagtgcatgtCTGtcgttttcattcatttttcattccagctttagttttatttatttgaatacattaagataaataaaatggaaatgagaattgttgtttttttatttgtatacattattttagtcagttaacgtttattttattttaattttattaacaaaaatcattttctatATGCGTCATGTGTGTCACATGttgaattatttctttttttttttcatgttacaTTAGGCCTATGACCAGCACTTAAACATGATCCTCGGAGATGTTGAAGAGACGGTAACGACTGTAGAAATCGATGAGGAAACGTATGAGGAGATTTATAAGGTAACTGATGTTGTAATTTAAACTGTATGTAAACAATGAATCCTAATTGGTTTTACGTCATTCTGTTGTAAGTATCATCTGTATTTTGTTTGAGtctgaaaatttaaaattattattagtattatatagGTCATAAAGAGCAATTACAACAAATATAAAGCATTATAACAGCAGCAACAAAAAAATTTACACTCACCAAAATTaaaaacgcaacacttttgttttcgccccatttttcatgagctgaactcaaagatctgaCTGTGCGTTCACACCGCCGCCGGCGAGAGCGTCAAAATTCGCTCTGGCCGCGCTGCCAACAACGCTGTGCAAAGATTCATTGACGCTCTGACGATCGAACGCTTGGTCTTGTATTTAAAGCGGCCGCAAAGCAAACAAGCATGTCGATCTTGTGCAGACTGACCACAAGTAGGGTGTAAGTTAacctcattaaatattttaaacgtgaaaataagaaatgtaatttaattgtagTTACATGTTTGCTAACGAAATAAACCAATTAAAAGCCATTTGTGTGGTGTGGCTTTTGTGTTCATGGTTAAGTGTTAGtctaatttcaaaataataggAGACATTTACTAGCCTTGgtctttaattaacattaacatgaaTTTGTGTGCAGCCTACATTGCAAACCGTCTTGGTTGCAATTGGTCAAATCGGTGTTGTTTTGAGCAAATGAACTGCATTCCCgcttatttacaaaaaaatatataacgtTAATGCACATCAGCAACTTACCAGGAACACCAACAATCTCAGACACCTTGGTCCAtgcataatttttttctatttatgtcCCTGTACGCAAACAGGGACACGTCATAGATTATGGGGAAACCCGCCACAGCAATAATCAACTTCTCCTCCATTTTCCTTGGGAACTAATGTGGCCGGAACCAAAGTTTACAGGACTGCGTTCTCTGGAATCCTCTCAAGCGGTGAACTTCTACATTCCGATTGGTTGCCGCCGAGCCGCGTCATAGCTCATTACCATAAAGTTGACCTGACTTCAACTCTCCCCGACGCCCACACCGTCCAAAACGCGCCGCGCCGCGCCGCTTCTCGCCGCCGGCtcacattgaaaatgaatgacttccgGCCACTTTGACGCTCTCGCCGGCGGCGGTGTGAACGCACAGtgagactttttctatgtacacaaaaggcttatttctctcaaatattgttcacaaatctgtctaaatctgtgttagtgagcacttcacctttgctgagataaaccatccacctcacaggtgtggcgtatcaagatgctgattagacagcatgattattgcacaggtgtcttaggctggccacaataaaaggtcactctaaaatgtgcagttttatcacacagcacaatgccacagatgtcgcaagttttgagggagcgtgcaattggcatgctgactgcaggaatgtccaccagagctgttgcctgtgaattgaatgttcatttctgtaccataagctgtctccaaaggcgtttcagagaatttggcagtacatccaacggcctcacaaccgcagaccatgcgtaaccacaccagcccaggacctccacatccagcatcttcacctgtaagatcgtctgagacaagccacccggacagctgctgcaacaatcagtttgcataaccaaataatttctgcacaaactgtcagaaactgtcTCAGGGACGCTCATCTGCATgttcgtcgtcctcatcggggtctcgtcctgactgcagttcgtcgtcgtaaccgattgagtgggcaaatgcttcCATTCAATGgtatctggcactttggagagatgttctcttcacagatgaatcccggttttcactgtacaggacagatggcagacagcgtgtatggcgtcgtgtgggtgagcggtttgctgatgtcagcgttgtagatcgagtggcccatggtgacagtggggttatggtatgggcaggcctatattatggacaacgaacgcaggtgcattttattgatggcattttaaatgcacagagataccgtgacgagatcctgaggcccattgttgtgccattcatccatgaccatcacctcatgttgcagcatgataatgcacggccccgggttgcaaggatctgtacaaaATTCCTGGAAGTtgaacatcccagttcttgcatggccagcattctcaccagacatgtcacccattgagcatgtttgggatgttCTGGATcacgtatacgacagcgtgttccagttcctgccaatatccagcaacttcacacagcAACTGAataggagtggaccaacattccacaggccacaatcaacaacctgatcaactctttgcgaaggagatgtgttgcactgcgtgaggcaaatggtggtcacaccagatactgactggttttcgaacccccccaatacagtaaaactgcacattttagagtggccttttattgtggccagcctaaggcacacctgtgcaataatcatgctgtctaatcagcatcttgatatgccacacctgtgaggtggatggattatctcagcaaagaaGAAGTGCAcgctaacacagatttagacagatttgtgaacaacaGTTGAGAGAAATAGGCTTTTGTGTACATAGTCTTACATCTTTGAGTTctgctcatgaaaaatgggggcaaaaacaaaagtgttgcgtttataattttgctcagtatataaaaacaaataccagtctacactttaaaaataaaaaaataacaaatcctCTTTTCCAAAATAATGAcacttcattttctttttgtacaaatttattttatttaagccaTCAAGTATTGTTAACATGTGTAACATGTTTGTTTTGCAGTCAACAAAGCGGAACATTCCCATGCTGTTTGTTCGAGGGGATGGAGTTGTGTTAGTGGCTCCACCGCTGAGAGTCGGATGAGTTCCTTGAGTTGTACACCACTTACCTACCGAATTATTGTTTTGGACTCTAAATTCTTGAAGTGGGTGGACTTTTAAGTGGATgacgtttttgtttttggaaccACGGAGCTGTAAATCTGTTTGTTTTGCAAGCTGACCTTTTGTTTTACGTTTTGGAAATCCGTATTGGCAGTTCATTTGCGCCATATGTTTTGTGACTCATTAAAATTCCTGAAGTTCGaccttttttaaatgactgCTGGTttcaattatataataaaatcttTGATTTGTCATGAAGAGACTTTTCCACAAAACATCTCAGAATATGCACATTAAGTACATCATTAACTCAACATTGAgatattagtacatttttttttttttttttttttttttttttttttgtataaacagTGTTATGTTGGGATGTAATAggagtaaatacattttctttaaatgcatgtgatttttatgcatatataagGTTTGGATTAATtacgattttttaaaaatatttatttctgctTACAAAgctgtttgatcaaaaatgcagtaagagcagtaatattgtgaaatattattactgtcattgctgttttatttttaaaattgcagttacattttcagtatcattactgattagcagtatcacatgatccctcaggaATCAGAAGTTCTTACTGTTTGGCTgcttaattattttcatttatgtataatggtttttattagTATACTTCTGAACATAGTTTTTGctgcatacactaccagtcaaaggtttttgaatagtaaggtttttaaagaagtttcttctgctcaccaagcctgcatttatttaatccaaagtacagcaaaacagtacaattttgaaatatttttatatttataataactgtattaatttatataaataaaaataaaaaaactgactccaggcttttgaatggtatggtgtataattaaaaataaataaataaataaaaatacaaaagctttttttatttcaaataaatgctgatcgtttgatctttctattcataaagtaatcctgaaaaaaattacttggctgttttaagtattaataataataataatgataatgatgattttgagcagcaaatcagcatattagaatgatttctgaaggatcatatgacactgaagattgaaCAATATTTGTTCTGAGTAATGAGTAATatttgagtaatgatgctaaaaattaagctttgatcacagaaataaatttacattttaaaatatattaaaatagaaaaatttatttaaattagtacacatatttcacaattttactgcttttgccctaatttggataaaataaatgcaggcttggtaagcagaaaatacctatttaaaaaaaaaaaaaaaaacacttctgaaTGGTAGTATATCATGAtatccaaaacaaatattaagcagcactgcTTTCAACAcggataataataaatgtttcttaggCAGCAAATATTAGATATGATTAGCgaatattagcatattagaatgatttctgaaggatcatgtgacactgaagactggagtaatgatgctaaaaattcagctttgccattgcaggaatacataaaatatattgcaatagaaaacagttatttaaaataataattataataatatcgCGTCTTGATACTATCTGTATTTCTGTTTGAGACCTGTATAATGTATTTAGCAAAACGGTAATAGAATGTTTATTTGATCTCCTGAGTAACAGCGCCACTCTTCGTGACGTCACAGTGACCAGCGTTCTAAAGATTCGCGCCTTCAGTCTCATATGAGtgtaattctctctctctcaatcaGTCATTGTGTGTGTAACTGCAGGACGGAAAGGTGGGTTCAATACCGACGGTCGGGTGAAGATTCCCCGTTAAACTTCATTCGGCGAGTCTGTGATTAGGACTAATCGGGTTGCGTACGCTAAACGCAATTCCCGCGAAGGACTTGACGTGTCTGCTGCTCCGGTTGTGCCGTAGTGCAGCATCCGGTCTTACCGGCACGGACTGGCACCCGGTTTGCTGGTGAACCCCTGGGGTGAGGCGCCCAGCGCACGCTTTTACTGGGTGCAAGGTTGGCGCTGAAGATCCCCAGGGAAACACGGGAAGCCGGTGTAACAGAAATTAATGAGATGGGTTTGGGTTTTCATATGCATAATAAATTCTCCAAAACAGATCACCAAAGCAAGACCCCCTTACGAAAATcaaccatggtttaactataaaaagtaagaaagaaagacacagtTACTATAGTTAAGTCATGGTCATCCACAGTttaactgtggttatacaaatagTAATCaatacgcaaaaaaaaaaaaaaaggttactaACTACTAacataatagaataaaataaatgaatttatttattttttttgtggaaaataccagaaaatcttttcttttcttttcttttcttttcttttcttttcttttcttttcttttcttataaACATGGTCCATATAAGTTAAGTAACACAattcttttattctttcattttattttattttatttatatgtaaatataaataaaatttagtgATAATgcatttgtgatttattttattttattttattttattattttattttatttatatgtaaacaaaatccAGAATAAAATAcaccactatttttttttccattatcaTGTCAagcctttgcaaaaaaaaaaaaggcctttGTTAAtaacttatatttatttaattttattttatttaattttatttaatttaatgtaaaacaataatttctttactttttatatggaaataaaatcatgataaatgtattattttttttttttatttttttttttttgtcatttcaaacATGGGCCAAAATGGCCTTTGTTAATAGtcttcaaaaacttttactctatttattttatgttattttattttattatactatttatttgtttattattattattttatttttttgtcttgagtgtgtgttttcttttaaatctgACACTGCACAAAGTAATGCATCAAAATTAATGTTGATGTTGTTGCTGAtgaaaagacagaaataataataataataataataataataataataataaataaataaataaataaataaataaataaataaataaataaatctgctaAGCATATgggaaattatatatatatatatatatatatatatatgtggaaTTTtatatcgatttttttttttttatattacgtACAATATGTAGCAATATGTAACAAACTGACATGTAAAGGGTTAAAAtcctgaattgtttttttttatttatttatttatttttggcagttATGGTAAAAGGATCTATGTCAGTGATAGTggggaaatgtatatataatataaatgtatatcaaaattaatatttaaaaaaaataatatatactatGATTGTAACCGTTTTTTGACaatatttttgtcttctgtGTAACAATTTTAAATGGACGCACAAACCTTCCATTCATGTAGGTTTCCTATTGAGTGTGCTATACTCAGGTATGACCGGCAGATGGAGTCAATGTCACGTTCAACCTCACAATCTGTTGTTCCGTAGGGAGGCGCTGTTGTTCTGTGCGGCTTCGCGTGGAAGCGTTTCATCTCGCGTAATTATGTTCCCCACAATTAACGTCAAATGCACAATTCAATTACCATTTCAATGACGTGTTAAACGGTCTCCCGGGTCAAAACAAAGAGTACCACTCCAAAAACAGAGCAGTTGTTTGGAGAAAGAACACCGAAATAGCACGTTCCCATGATATGGGTCTTTCCCATTAGCGAGACAGTGACGCGAGTTCTCAATGAAGATGGCCTAACTTTTCCCACAGCCTAAAATAGCTTCCTGGAGGTGGTTGATAACCAAATATAGCTAGTTTTGGGAGCGGACCAGACACaacacagttctgaacagctgACAGATGTAAGAAAATCTGGCTGCAACTCAGAATAGTGTTATTGTAACATCAGGCTAGTGGTCTTGTGCAAAAACAAATGCTAGATGATGAAAAGTAGAAATCTttgaacaataaaatattatgtattaccAGTACAATGTTATTTGTAGTTTTAAAAAACGACTAAACAAATGATGTGCTAAATGACAAGTTTATTTGAGCTTTTCTGTGGAGGAACTGAGGAACGCCAAGTTGCCAAATACtggataaaatattttgtccaaatatttggataaaaatataactatgGCCTTGAggtggtttaaatatttttctaacatcGACCAAATGTGTCTTAAATTTACTGTGCTGGAATATCCACTGGAAACAGAGGATAATTTTTaaggatacattttaaaatggaatttgtgGTGTATTTTTGCACTCTCTTTGGTCAATTTCAATTGATCCTTTAAGTAAACTCAGATTTCTGCGAGAAAGAAAGCCTGACAATTTGGATACCTCTTCATTAGTGTGTTATTTCATATTACAACCATGTTCCTGGGCTTTGCGCTGATTACATAACAAACATTGGAGCAGTTCCATGCTCATTCAGTTAGCTGAACCTGAAACAATTCAATAAGAATGGCCTCCAGGTGCGTGCTTATAAAtgacacaatgcattaaatatataaatgacacAGCCTGTATACGTAATATTGTCCATATACTGTCTAAGTAAAATGTTATGGCTGCAGAGGTTCAGTCGACACCATTTGTGGCATATTTAGattaccaaaaataataatctcTCAGACcttgtttaaaaaagtaagctTAAAGGGTTGTGCACACCAAAGATGATAACAATGACTAAATTTGTTAAGTTTTAAAGTAATAGCTTATTCaaacatgaaaatgtgtacTAATTTgtactaaaaatgtactcaccctcaggccatccaaagaTGTAGATTAGTTTGTtgcttcatcagatttggagaaatgtagcattacatcacttgctcaccaatggatgtgaatgggtgccgtcagattgagagtccaaacagctgataaaaccaTCACAACAATCCACACAGCTCTAGTCCATCATTTATTGTCTTGTGAGGAGTTATAAATTCGGAACTggaagataaaaacttgcaaatctgacttttttcctcgcaattgtgaatttatatctcgcagttagaatgagagtccaaacagctgataaaaacatcacaataatccacacaactccaatCATTTATTGTCTTGTgaagagttataaagtcagaattgtaaaattgtttttatctcgcaattctgacatccaatcatttaatgtcttgtgaagagTTATAAACTCaggataaaaactcacaaatctgacagtttttcttacaattgcgaatttatatctcacaattctgccatTTTTGTTGCAAGTTCATCAGTTAAGGTTTTGTGAAGAGTTATTATAAAGCCCAAATTGTGTGAtaaaaacgtgcaattctgaattttctcataattgcgaatttatatctcgcaattctgacattttttttcacaagtcCATCAGTTCTTGACTCGTGAAgagatatgaagtcagaattgtgcaataaaaacatgcaattctgacttttttttgtaattgcaaattcatatctcgcaaatctgatatttttctcacaagtCCATcatttaatgtcttgtgaagagttataaagacagaattgcaagataaaaacttgcaattctaatttgtttttctcgtaattgtaaatttttatctcatgattctgacatttttccatcacttaatgtttagtgaagagtaataaaatcagaattgtgagatataaactcacaattgcgagttatgaagtcgAACTCTGAGGGGAAAAATTGGGAGTGTAAATATTGGGGAAAGATTGCAAGATTAAACCTCAGAattttttcgatttttttttaatgcacagttgcaactttatattgtgcaaaattgacttaataactcgcagCTGCAATTTTATATCACTTATTTATTCTAAcctaatttctcagaattgcaggttaATATCtcaaaaattctgagaaaaaaagtgaaaattcacTTTCAgttgtaaactcacaattgcaagaaaaaaagtcagaattgcaggatattgCATATTTAGattaccaaaaataataatctcTCTTAAAAAAAGTAAGCTTAAGGGATTGTGCACACCAAAGATGATAACAATAACTAAATTGGTGAAGTTTTAAAGTAATAGCTTATTCAAACAtgaaaatgtgctaaaaatttactaaccctcagaccatccaaagatgtagatgagtttgtttcttcgtcAGATTTAGAGAAACGtatcattacatcacttgctcaccaatggatgtgaatgggtgccgtcagaatgagagtccaaacagctgataaaaacatcacaataattcacacaactccagtctaTCACTTATTGTCTTGTGAagagttctaaagtcagaactgtaaaattgtttttttttcctcacaattacgaatttatatctcaccatTCTGACATTTGTCTCACAAGTCCATcatttaatgtcttgtgaagagttataaagtcagaattgcaagataaagcTTTGTGCAGCTTTCAGTTGTAATTTCAGTCAAAGGGCAATAAGATAAGTGATGCAAGTCTTCAGTGCTtatagcgataagaagaggagaaaataatGGGAAGGCGCCTGTAGACgaataaaactttctaaagacccacgtctttgttctctccactttagtcCTGATGCCTTTAAGGCTTTTAGTCGACCACAGCTACTAAAAgggcttacaaacggcagagacaagaaacgctagatgccatcctggcagaatgtaaacatgccgatgcTTGTCATGACGGAGTTTCCACAGCCACTGAAGAAGTTTCTCAGCAcggatttcactcaatatctgaaggcatttagactccttgtggggaaatatcgatggtacggcatttggttgaTTTAAGCCTACGCGTATATCCATTGCCACCTGTaggctctttcagtagctgtaatcatcgtatcagtattttattttctgacttgtgttgtggtaaaaatatcaacaggtagtgccaatagttcaccaagtgcaaccatttgatgtcatcaaaataatggcatcccctatagtccaaaatatgtatacaatTATGTGGAtcttttaaataacgtaaatccttcataggttttctactacatatttcagtaagagacatcatttacattatattaagcctatAATGGTAAGcttacaaataaaaagtaagtaaattaaatgaaaatcaattaaatgaaCATTATTCAACATTATAAGTGTTGTTGCTTATTCTTATCTTCCTGTAGTACATGGCCTTCTCTCTGGCTGAGAACTGGGCTTTGAATCCACATCATCCTTCAGGATTGGTTTTTCCTACTAACTAATGTGAAAAGCATGTCTCAGGCTGTTGAAAATGGCTTACGGCCGTGAGGGACATGACATCAAAGACCTGCGGTTCTAATCTTAGATTGGCTGGAGTGTCCAGCAATCCTCCTAAGCTAGAAATAGCAGCGCTAAACATAGGCACATGGACTGTAAGATGTTATACTAATGTGCAAAGAAAGATGCTGCCAAGTCAGTGCAAAGTCCATTTGTTTTTGGC encodes the following:
- the lsm3 gene encoding snRNA-associated Sm-like protein LSm3: MADDAEQQQTTNTVEEPLDLIRLSLDERIYVKMRNDRELRGRLHAYDQHLNMILGDVEETVTTVEIDEETYEEIYKSTKRNIPMLFVRGDGVVLVAPPLRVG